A genomic stretch from Arachis stenosperma cultivar V10309 chromosome 3, arast.V10309.gnm1.PFL2, whole genome shotgun sequence includes:
- the LOC130967906 gene encoding bifunctional riboflavin biosynthesis protein RIBA 1, chloroplastic-like isoform X1, whose product MASSISSSINISSYSSTPPLFHPSASASQPFKLFKGLRRTNGHALDFVFLRLSSKFPSTHSAISRIEAAGGELHSNRLGSDAATKVESVARINRFSDEDDEFDLDTPTQGFASIPEAIQDIRNGKMVVVVDDEDRENEGDLIMAAELVTPEAMAFIVKHGTGIVCISMKEEDLERLDLPLMVNSKDNDEKLRTAFTVTVDAKHGTTTGVSARDRATTVLALASSDSKPSDFNRPGHIFPLKYREGGVLKRAGHTEASVDLAMLAGLNPVAVLCEIVDEDGSMARLPKLCQFAERTNLKIVSIADLIRYRRKRDKLVEHAGAAVIPTMWGPFNACCYRSLIDGVEHIAMVKGDIGDGQDVLVRVHSECLTGDIFGSARCDCGSQLAIAMQQIEAAGRGVLVYLRGHEGRGIGLGHKLRAYNLQDDGRDTVEANEELGLPVDSREYGIGAQILRDLGVRSMKLMTNNPAKYVGLKGYGLTISGRIPLVALITKENRRYLETKRVKMGHVYGLKSNSELNPDRGNGKPGVDDSKGATSQ is encoded by the exons ATGgcttcttctatttcttcttctatCAATATCTCCTCGTATTCCTCCACACCACCACTTTTCCACCCAAG TGCTTCTGCATCCCAACCCTTCAAATTGTTCAAGGGATTACGCCGTACAAATGGACATGCATTAGATTTCGTGTTTCTCCGACTCTCCTCTAAATTCCCCTCTACTCACTCTGCTATTTCTAGAATTGAAGCTGCAGGGGGAGAACTGCATTCTAATCGGCTAGGCTCTGATGCTGCCACAAAGGTTGAATCAGTTGCGAGAATCAATCGGTTTTCCGATGAAGACGATGAATTTGATCTTGACACTCCCACGCAAGGTTTTGCTTCCATCCCGGAGGCCATTCAAGACATTCGAAACGGAAAG ATGGTAGTTGTTGTAGATGACGAAGACAGAGAAAATGAAGGAGATTTAATCATGGCAGCAGAGTTAGTAACACCTGAGGCCATGGCTTTTATTGTTAAGCATGGAACCGGCATAGTTTGCATTAGCATGAAAGAGGAAGATCTTGAGAGACTGGATCTTCCACTCATGGTAAACAGTAAGGACAATGATGAAAAACTGCGCACAGCGTTCACTGTGACAGTG GATGCTAAACATGGTACCACAACAGGGGTGTCAGCTCGTGATCGAGCAACAACAGTCTTGGCCCTTGCATCTAGTGATTCTAAACCAAGTGATTTCAATCGTCCAGGCCATATTTTTCCACTAAAATACAGGGAAGGTGGTGTGTTGAAGAGAGCAGGACACACAGAAGCTTCAGTTGATCTTGCCATGCTTGCTGGTTTGAATCCAGTAGCAGTACTATGTGAAATTGTTGACGAGGATGGTTCCATGGCACGATTGCCTAAGCTTTGCCAGTTTGCAGAACGCACAAATTTGAAAATTGTATCTATTGCTGACTTGATTAG ATATAGAAGGAAGAGAGATAAATTAGTAGAACATGCTGGTGCTGCTGTTATACCAACAATGTGGGGACCATTTAATGCTTGCTGTTATAGATCACTTATAGATGGCGTGGAGCATATTGCAATGGTTAAG GGTGACATTGGAGATGGACAAGATGTTCTCGTGAGAGTACATTCAGAGTGTCTTACGGGAGATATATTTGGATCTGCAAGATGTGACTGTGGGAGCCAGCTTGCTATTGCAATGCAGCAGATTGAGGCTGCTGGTAGAGGTGTATTGGTGTATCTTCGTGGACACGAGGGAAGGGGGATTGGATTGGGTCATAAGCTTCGCGCTTATAACCTTCAGGATGATGGACGGGACACCGTAGAAGCCAATGAAGAGTTGGGATTGCCTGTTGACTCAAGAGAGTATGGAATTGGTGCACAG ATACTGAGGGACTTGGGTGTTCGTTCAATGAAGCTGATGACAAACAATCCAGCAAAATATGTTGGGCTCAAAGGTTATGGTTTGACAATTTCTGGAAGGATTCCTTTGGTAGCACTTATTACAAAGGAAAACAGGAGATATTTGGAGACAAAGCGTGTAAAAATGGGTCATGTTTATGGACTAAAATCCAACAGCGAACTGAATCCAGACAGGGGCAATGGTAAACCTGGTGTTGATGATTCTAAGGGTGCTACTAGCCAATAG
- the LOC130967906 gene encoding bifunctional riboflavin biosynthesis protein RIBA 1, chloroplastic-like isoform X2 — protein MASSISSSINISSYSSTPPLFHPSASASQPFKLFKGLRRTNGHALDFVFLRLSSKFPSTHSAISRIEAAGGELHSNRLGSDAATKVESVARINRFSDEDDEFDLDTPTQGFASIPEAIQDIRNGKMVVVVDDEDRENEGDLIMAAELVTPEAMAFIVKHGTGIVCISMKEEDLERLDLPLMDAKHGTTTGVSARDRATTVLALASSDSKPSDFNRPGHIFPLKYREGGVLKRAGHTEASVDLAMLAGLNPVAVLCEIVDEDGSMARLPKLCQFAERTNLKIVSIADLIRYRRKRDKLVEHAGAAVIPTMWGPFNACCYRSLIDGVEHIAMVKGDIGDGQDVLVRVHSECLTGDIFGSARCDCGSQLAIAMQQIEAAGRGVLVYLRGHEGRGIGLGHKLRAYNLQDDGRDTVEANEELGLPVDSREYGIGAQILRDLGVRSMKLMTNNPAKYVGLKGYGLTISGRIPLVALITKENRRYLETKRVKMGHVYGLKSNSELNPDRGNGKPGVDDSKGATSQ, from the exons ATGgcttcttctatttcttcttctatCAATATCTCCTCGTATTCCTCCACACCACCACTTTTCCACCCAAG TGCTTCTGCATCCCAACCCTTCAAATTGTTCAAGGGATTACGCCGTACAAATGGACATGCATTAGATTTCGTGTTTCTCCGACTCTCCTCTAAATTCCCCTCTACTCACTCTGCTATTTCTAGAATTGAAGCTGCAGGGGGAGAACTGCATTCTAATCGGCTAGGCTCTGATGCTGCCACAAAGGTTGAATCAGTTGCGAGAATCAATCGGTTTTCCGATGAAGACGATGAATTTGATCTTGACACTCCCACGCAAGGTTTTGCTTCCATCCCGGAGGCCATTCAAGACATTCGAAACGGAAAG ATGGTAGTTGTTGTAGATGACGAAGACAGAGAAAATGAAGGAGATTTAATCATGGCAGCAGAGTTAGTAACACCTGAGGCCATGGCTTTTATTGTTAAGCATGGAACCGGCATAGTTTGCATTAGCATGAAAGAGGAAGATCTTGAGAGACTGGATCTTCCACTCATG GATGCTAAACATGGTACCACAACAGGGGTGTCAGCTCGTGATCGAGCAACAACAGTCTTGGCCCTTGCATCTAGTGATTCTAAACCAAGTGATTTCAATCGTCCAGGCCATATTTTTCCACTAAAATACAGGGAAGGTGGTGTGTTGAAGAGAGCAGGACACACAGAAGCTTCAGTTGATCTTGCCATGCTTGCTGGTTTGAATCCAGTAGCAGTACTATGTGAAATTGTTGACGAGGATGGTTCCATGGCACGATTGCCTAAGCTTTGCCAGTTTGCAGAACGCACAAATTTGAAAATTGTATCTATTGCTGACTTGATTAG ATATAGAAGGAAGAGAGATAAATTAGTAGAACATGCTGGTGCTGCTGTTATACCAACAATGTGGGGACCATTTAATGCTTGCTGTTATAGATCACTTATAGATGGCGTGGAGCATATTGCAATGGTTAAG GGTGACATTGGAGATGGACAAGATGTTCTCGTGAGAGTACATTCAGAGTGTCTTACGGGAGATATATTTGGATCTGCAAGATGTGACTGTGGGAGCCAGCTTGCTATTGCAATGCAGCAGATTGAGGCTGCTGGTAGAGGTGTATTGGTGTATCTTCGTGGACACGAGGGAAGGGGGATTGGATTGGGTCATAAGCTTCGCGCTTATAACCTTCAGGATGATGGACGGGACACCGTAGAAGCCAATGAAGAGTTGGGATTGCCTGTTGACTCAAGAGAGTATGGAATTGGTGCACAG ATACTGAGGGACTTGGGTGTTCGTTCAATGAAGCTGATGACAAACAATCCAGCAAAATATGTTGGGCTCAAAGGTTATGGTTTGACAATTTCTGGAAGGATTCCTTTGGTAGCACTTATTACAAAGGAAAACAGGAGATATTTGGAGACAAAGCGTGTAAAAATGGGTCATGTTTATGGACTAAAATCCAACAGCGAACTGAATCCAGACAGGGGCAATGGTAAACCTGGTGTTGATGATTCTAAGGGTGCTACTAGCCAATAG
- the LOC130967906 gene encoding bifunctional riboflavin biosynthesis protein RIBA 1, chloroplastic-like isoform X4, with protein MASSISSSINISSYSSTPPLFHPSASASQPFKLFKGLRRTNGHALDFVFLRLSSKFPSTHSAISRIEAAGGELHSNRLGSDAATKVESVARINRFSDEDDEFDLDTPTQGFASIPEAIQDIRNGKDAKHGTTTGVSARDRATTVLALASSDSKPSDFNRPGHIFPLKYREGGVLKRAGHTEASVDLAMLAGLNPVAVLCEIVDEDGSMARLPKLCQFAERTNLKIVSIADLIRYRRKRDKLVEHAGAAVIPTMWGPFNACCYRSLIDGVEHIAMVKGDIGDGQDVLVRVHSECLTGDIFGSARCDCGSQLAIAMQQIEAAGRGVLVYLRGHEGRGIGLGHKLRAYNLQDDGRDTVEANEELGLPVDSREYGIGAQILRDLGVRSMKLMTNNPAKYVGLKGYGLTISGRIPLVALITKENRRYLETKRVKMGHVYGLKSNSELNPDRGNGKPGVDDSKGATSQ; from the exons ATGgcttcttctatttcttcttctatCAATATCTCCTCGTATTCCTCCACACCACCACTTTTCCACCCAAG TGCTTCTGCATCCCAACCCTTCAAATTGTTCAAGGGATTACGCCGTACAAATGGACATGCATTAGATTTCGTGTTTCTCCGACTCTCCTCTAAATTCCCCTCTACTCACTCTGCTATTTCTAGAATTGAAGCTGCAGGGGGAGAACTGCATTCTAATCGGCTAGGCTCTGATGCTGCCACAAAGGTTGAATCAGTTGCGAGAATCAATCGGTTTTCCGATGAAGACGATGAATTTGATCTTGACACTCCCACGCAAGGTTTTGCTTCCATCCCGGAGGCCATTCAAGACATTCGAAACGGAAAG GATGCTAAACATGGTACCACAACAGGGGTGTCAGCTCGTGATCGAGCAACAACAGTCTTGGCCCTTGCATCTAGTGATTCTAAACCAAGTGATTTCAATCGTCCAGGCCATATTTTTCCACTAAAATACAGGGAAGGTGGTGTGTTGAAGAGAGCAGGACACACAGAAGCTTCAGTTGATCTTGCCATGCTTGCTGGTTTGAATCCAGTAGCAGTACTATGTGAAATTGTTGACGAGGATGGTTCCATGGCACGATTGCCTAAGCTTTGCCAGTTTGCAGAACGCACAAATTTGAAAATTGTATCTATTGCTGACTTGATTAG ATATAGAAGGAAGAGAGATAAATTAGTAGAACATGCTGGTGCTGCTGTTATACCAACAATGTGGGGACCATTTAATGCTTGCTGTTATAGATCACTTATAGATGGCGTGGAGCATATTGCAATGGTTAAG GGTGACATTGGAGATGGACAAGATGTTCTCGTGAGAGTACATTCAGAGTGTCTTACGGGAGATATATTTGGATCTGCAAGATGTGACTGTGGGAGCCAGCTTGCTATTGCAATGCAGCAGATTGAGGCTGCTGGTAGAGGTGTATTGGTGTATCTTCGTGGACACGAGGGAAGGGGGATTGGATTGGGTCATAAGCTTCGCGCTTATAACCTTCAGGATGATGGACGGGACACCGTAGAAGCCAATGAAGAGTTGGGATTGCCTGTTGACTCAAGAGAGTATGGAATTGGTGCACAG ATACTGAGGGACTTGGGTGTTCGTTCAATGAAGCTGATGACAAACAATCCAGCAAAATATGTTGGGCTCAAAGGTTATGGTTTGACAATTTCTGGAAGGATTCCTTTGGTAGCACTTATTACAAAGGAAAACAGGAGATATTTGGAGACAAAGCGTGTAAAAATGGGTCATGTTTATGGACTAAAATCCAACAGCGAACTGAATCCAGACAGGGGCAATGGTAAACCTGGTGTTGATGATTCTAAGGGTGCTACTAGCCAATAG
- the LOC130967906 gene encoding bifunctional riboflavin biosynthesis protein RIBA 1, chloroplastic-like isoform X3: protein MASSISSSINISSYSSTPPLFHPRIEAAGGELHSNRLGSDAATKVESVARINRFSDEDDEFDLDTPTQGFASIPEAIQDIRNGKMVVVVDDEDRENEGDLIMAAELVTPEAMAFIVKHGTGIVCISMKEEDLERLDLPLMVNSKDNDEKLRTAFTVTVDAKHGTTTGVSARDRATTVLALASSDSKPSDFNRPGHIFPLKYREGGVLKRAGHTEASVDLAMLAGLNPVAVLCEIVDEDGSMARLPKLCQFAERTNLKIVSIADLIRYRRKRDKLVEHAGAAVIPTMWGPFNACCYRSLIDGVEHIAMVKGDIGDGQDVLVRVHSECLTGDIFGSARCDCGSQLAIAMQQIEAAGRGVLVYLRGHEGRGIGLGHKLRAYNLQDDGRDTVEANEELGLPVDSREYGIGAQILRDLGVRSMKLMTNNPAKYVGLKGYGLTISGRIPLVALITKENRRYLETKRVKMGHVYGLKSNSELNPDRGNGKPGVDDSKGATSQ from the exons ATGgcttcttctatttcttcttctatCAATATCTCCTCGTATTCCTCCACACCACCACTTTTCCACCCAAG AATTGAAGCTGCAGGGGGAGAACTGCATTCTAATCGGCTAGGCTCTGATGCTGCCACAAAGGTTGAATCAGTTGCGAGAATCAATCGGTTTTCCGATGAAGACGATGAATTTGATCTTGACACTCCCACGCAAGGTTTTGCTTCCATCCCGGAGGCCATTCAAGACATTCGAAACGGAAAG ATGGTAGTTGTTGTAGATGACGAAGACAGAGAAAATGAAGGAGATTTAATCATGGCAGCAGAGTTAGTAACACCTGAGGCCATGGCTTTTATTGTTAAGCATGGAACCGGCATAGTTTGCATTAGCATGAAAGAGGAAGATCTTGAGAGACTGGATCTTCCACTCATGGTAAACAGTAAGGACAATGATGAAAAACTGCGCACAGCGTTCACTGTGACAGTG GATGCTAAACATGGTACCACAACAGGGGTGTCAGCTCGTGATCGAGCAACAACAGTCTTGGCCCTTGCATCTAGTGATTCTAAACCAAGTGATTTCAATCGTCCAGGCCATATTTTTCCACTAAAATACAGGGAAGGTGGTGTGTTGAAGAGAGCAGGACACACAGAAGCTTCAGTTGATCTTGCCATGCTTGCTGGTTTGAATCCAGTAGCAGTACTATGTGAAATTGTTGACGAGGATGGTTCCATGGCACGATTGCCTAAGCTTTGCCAGTTTGCAGAACGCACAAATTTGAAAATTGTATCTATTGCTGACTTGATTAG ATATAGAAGGAAGAGAGATAAATTAGTAGAACATGCTGGTGCTGCTGTTATACCAACAATGTGGGGACCATTTAATGCTTGCTGTTATAGATCACTTATAGATGGCGTGGAGCATATTGCAATGGTTAAG GGTGACATTGGAGATGGACAAGATGTTCTCGTGAGAGTACATTCAGAGTGTCTTACGGGAGATATATTTGGATCTGCAAGATGTGACTGTGGGAGCCAGCTTGCTATTGCAATGCAGCAGATTGAGGCTGCTGGTAGAGGTGTATTGGTGTATCTTCGTGGACACGAGGGAAGGGGGATTGGATTGGGTCATAAGCTTCGCGCTTATAACCTTCAGGATGATGGACGGGACACCGTAGAAGCCAATGAAGAGTTGGGATTGCCTGTTGACTCAAGAGAGTATGGAATTGGTGCACAG ATACTGAGGGACTTGGGTGTTCGTTCAATGAAGCTGATGACAAACAATCCAGCAAAATATGTTGGGCTCAAAGGTTATGGTTTGACAATTTCTGGAAGGATTCCTTTGGTAGCACTTATTACAAAGGAAAACAGGAGATATTTGGAGACAAAGCGTGTAAAAATGGGTCATGTTTATGGACTAAAATCCAACAGCGAACTGAATCCAGACAGGGGCAATGGTAAACCTGGTGTTGATGATTCTAAGGGTGCTACTAGCCAATAG
- the LOC130967511 gene encoding classical arabinogalactan protein 5-like: MASSMAALMLVAALLVSSVVAQSPASSPTKTPVAPSPRKTLPVPSVSPSANSPLSSPPSPIGGGQSPSPSAGISSPPSSSPSPSGSPSSSPSDITPSSISGSPSEAPSPSGNPGSGAAELNRFTAAGFAAAVVVAGALLM; this comes from the coding sequence ATGGCAAGCTCCATGGCTGCGTTAATGCTAGTAGCTGCATTGTTAGTTAGCTCCGTCGTGGCTCAATCTCCGGCATCTTCTCCGACTAAGACGCCTGTAGCACCTTCTCCGAGGAAGACTTTGCCGGTTCCATCAGTTTCTCCTTCTGCAAATTCTCCACTGTCATCTCCTCCTTCTCCCATCGGAGGCGGCCAATCTCCTTCACCCTCCGCCGGTATCAGCTctcctccatcttcttctccGTCCCCCTCTGGCTCGCCGTCCAGCTCTCCTTCCGATATCACTCCCTCATCCATCTCCGGTTCTCCATCTGAAGCTCCTAGTCCTTCTGGAAACCCTGGAAGTGGCGCCGCCGAATTGAACAGATTCACCGCCGCTGGATTTGCTGCCGCCGTAGTTGTAGCTGGGGCGTTATTGATGTAG